The Streptomyces sp. R28 region CTCGCACACGCCTCGGGCACCGGGGGGCGTCAGCAGTACAGGTTGCCGCCCGGGGAGACCCCGAGGATCTGTGTGAACTGCTGATAGGCGCTGACGCGGCTCTGCACCTGCGCCGGGTTCTTGCCGTCGCACTCCAGGGAGCCGTTGATGCTGCGGATCGTCTGGCCGAAGCCGGCCTGGTTGACCATGGCGTTGTGGGGGGTCATGGTGCCGGGGCCGTTCTGGGTGTTCCAGTACCACAGGCCGGTCTTCCAGGCGACGGCCGCCTCGTTCTGCACCCGCCAGGGGTTGTTGAGCAGATCGATGCCGAGGGCGTCGCCGGCTGCCTTGTAGTTGAAGTTCCAGCTGAGCTGGATGGGGCCGCGACCGTAGTAGGCGGCCTGGCCGGCGGGGCAGC contains the following coding sequences:
- a CDS encoding chitinase; the protein is MSRRRIAALLSSLALGSAALLLQPAPSASAAGFVVSESQFNQMFPNRNSFYTYSGLTAALSAYPGFANTGSDTVKKQEAAAFLANVNHETGGLVHIVEQNQANYPHYCDWSQPYGCPAGQAAYYGRGPIQLSWNFNYKAAGDALGIDLLNNPWRVQNEAAVAWKTGLWYWNTQNGPGTMTPHNAMVNQAGFGQTIRSINGSLECDGKNPAQVQSRVSAYQQFTQILGVSPGGNLYC